In a single window of the Lagenorhynchus albirostris chromosome 19, mLagAlb1.1, whole genome shotgun sequence genome:
- the SIRT2 gene encoding NAD-dependent protein deacetylase sirtuin-2 isoform X1, with the protein MAEPDPSDPVETQAGKVQEAQDSDSDTEGGAAGGEGEMDFLRNFFSQTLGLGTQKERLLDELTLEGVTRYMQSERCRRVICLVGAGISTSAGIPDFRSPNTGLYANLEKYRLPYPEAIFEIGYFKKHPEPFFALAKELYPGQFKPTICHYFIRLLKEKGLLLRCYTQNIDTLERVAGLEAEDLVEAHGTFYTSHCISPVCRQEYTLSWMKEKIFSEVTPKCEKCRSVVKPDIVFFGENLPARFFSCLQSDFLKVDLLIIMGTSLQVQPFASLISKAPLSTPRLLINKEKTGQMDPFLGMMMGLGGGMDFDSKKAYRDVAWLGDCDQGCLALADLLGWKKELEDLVRKEHASIDAQSGSGAPNPTTSASSRKSPPPAKEEARTTEGEKPQ; encoded by the exons aTGGCTGAGCCGGATC cctctgaccCTGTGGAGACCCAGGCAGGGAAGGTGCAGGAGGCTCAG GACTCAGATTCAGACACTGAGGGAGGAGCGGCTGGCGGAGAAGGAGAGA TGGACTTCCTGCGGAATTTCTTCTCCCAGACACTGGGCCTGGGCACCCAGAAGGAGCGTCTGCTGGACGAATTAACCCTGGAAGGGGTGACCCGCTACATGCAGAGTGAGCGCT GTCGCAGGGTTATCTGTTTGGTGGGAGCTGGAATCTCCACTT CGGCGGGCATCCCTGACTTCCGCTCCCCAAACACGGGCCTCTACGCCAACCTGGAGAAATACCGTCTTCCCTACCCGGAGGCCATCTTTGAGATTGGCTACTTCAAG AAACACCCAGAGCCCTTCTTTGCCCTCGCCAAGGAACTCTATCCTGGGCAGTTCAAG CCCACCATCTGCCACTACTTCATCCGCCTGCTGAAGGAGAAAGGGCTGCTCCTGCGCTGCTACACGCAG aACATAGACACCCTGGAGCGAGTGGCGGGGCTGGAGGCCGAGGACCTGGTGGAGGCCCACGGCACCTTCTACACGTCTCACTGCATCAGCCCCGTCTGCCGGCAGGAGTACACGCTAAGCTGGATGAAAG AGAAGATCTTCTCCGAGGTGACTCCAAAGTGTGAGAAATGTCGGAGTGTGGTGAAGCCTG ATATCGTGTTCTTTGGCGAGAACCTCCCAGCGCGTTTCTTCTCCTGCCTGCAGTCA GACTTCCTGAAGGTGGACCTCCTCATCATCATGGGCACCTCCCTGCAGGTGCAGCCCTTCGCATCCCTTATCAGCAA GGCGCCCCTCTCCACCCCGCGCCTGCTCATCAACAAGGAGAAGACTGGCCAG ATGGACCCTTTCCTCGGGATGATGATGGGCCTCGGAGGAGGCATGGACTTCGACTCCAAGAAGGCCTACAG GGACGTGGCCTGGCTGGGTGACTGCGACCAGGGCTGCCTGGCCCTTGCCGACCTCCTCGGATGGAAG AAGGAACTGGAGGACCTTGTCCGGAAGGAGCATGCCAGCATAGATGCCCAGTCGGGGTCAGGGGCTCCCAACCCCACCACTTcagcttcctccaggaagtctccaCCTCCTGCCAAGGAGGAGGCCAGGACCACGGAGGGAGAGAAACCCCAGTGA
- the SIRT2 gene encoding NAD-dependent protein deacetylase sirtuin-2 isoform X2 has protein sequence MAEPDPSDPVETQAGKVQEAQDSDSDTEGGAAGGEGEMDFLRNFFSQTLGLGTQKERLLDELTLEGVTRYMQSRRVICLVGAGISTSAGIPDFRSPNTGLYANLEKYRLPYPEAIFEIGYFKKHPEPFFALAKELYPGQFKPTICHYFIRLLKEKGLLLRCYTQNIDTLERVAGLEAEDLVEAHGTFYTSHCISPVCRQEYTLSWMKEKIFSEVTPKCEKCRSVVKPDIVFFGENLPARFFSCLQSDFLKVDLLIIMGTSLQVQPFASLISKAPLSTPRLLINKEKTGQMDPFLGMMMGLGGGMDFDSKKAYRDVAWLGDCDQGCLALADLLGWKKELEDLVRKEHASIDAQSGSGAPNPTTSASSRKSPPPAKEEARTTEGEKPQ, from the exons aTGGCTGAGCCGGATC cctctgaccCTGTGGAGACCCAGGCAGGGAAGGTGCAGGAGGCTCAG GACTCAGATTCAGACACTGAGGGAGGAGCGGCTGGCGGAGAAGGAGAGA TGGACTTCCTGCGGAATTTCTTCTCCCAGACACTGGGCCTGGGCACCCAGAAGGAGCGTCTGCTGGACGAATTAACCCTGGAAGGGGTGACCCGCTACATGCAGA GTCGCAGGGTTATCTGTTTGGTGGGAGCTGGAATCTCCACTT CGGCGGGCATCCCTGACTTCCGCTCCCCAAACACGGGCCTCTACGCCAACCTGGAGAAATACCGTCTTCCCTACCCGGAGGCCATCTTTGAGATTGGCTACTTCAAG AAACACCCAGAGCCCTTCTTTGCCCTCGCCAAGGAACTCTATCCTGGGCAGTTCAAG CCCACCATCTGCCACTACTTCATCCGCCTGCTGAAGGAGAAAGGGCTGCTCCTGCGCTGCTACACGCAG aACATAGACACCCTGGAGCGAGTGGCGGGGCTGGAGGCCGAGGACCTGGTGGAGGCCCACGGCACCTTCTACACGTCTCACTGCATCAGCCCCGTCTGCCGGCAGGAGTACACGCTAAGCTGGATGAAAG AGAAGATCTTCTCCGAGGTGACTCCAAAGTGTGAGAAATGTCGGAGTGTGGTGAAGCCTG ATATCGTGTTCTTTGGCGAGAACCTCCCAGCGCGTTTCTTCTCCTGCCTGCAGTCA GACTTCCTGAAGGTGGACCTCCTCATCATCATGGGCACCTCCCTGCAGGTGCAGCCCTTCGCATCCCTTATCAGCAA GGCGCCCCTCTCCACCCCGCGCCTGCTCATCAACAAGGAGAAGACTGGCCAG ATGGACCCTTTCCTCGGGATGATGATGGGCCTCGGAGGAGGCATGGACTTCGACTCCAAGAAGGCCTACAG GGACGTGGCCTGGCTGGGTGACTGCGACCAGGGCTGCCTGGCCCTTGCCGACCTCCTCGGATGGAAG AAGGAACTGGAGGACCTTGTCCGGAAGGAGCATGCCAGCATAGATGCCCAGTCGGGGTCAGGGGCTCCCAACCCCACCACTTcagcttcctccaggaagtctccaCCTCCTGCCAAGGAGGAGGCCAGGACCACGGAGGGAGAGAAACCCCAGTGA
- the SIRT2 gene encoding NAD-dependent protein deacetylase sirtuin-2 isoform X3 — translation MDFLRNFFSQTLGLGTQKERLLDELTLEGVTRYMQSERCRRVICLVGAGISTSAGIPDFRSPNTGLYANLEKYRLPYPEAIFEIGYFKKHPEPFFALAKELYPGQFKPTICHYFIRLLKEKGLLLRCYTQNIDTLERVAGLEAEDLVEAHGTFYTSHCISPVCRQEYTLSWMKEKIFSEVTPKCEKCRSVVKPDIVFFGENLPARFFSCLQSDFLKVDLLIIMGTSLQVQPFASLISKAPLSTPRLLINKEKTGQMDPFLGMMMGLGGGMDFDSKKAYRDVAWLGDCDQGCLALADLLGWKKELEDLVRKEHASIDAQSGSGAPNPTTSASSRKSPPPAKEEARTTEGEKPQ, via the exons A TGGACTTCCTGCGGAATTTCTTCTCCCAGACACTGGGCCTGGGCACCCAGAAGGAGCGTCTGCTGGACGAATTAACCCTGGAAGGGGTGACCCGCTACATGCAGAGTGAGCGCT GTCGCAGGGTTATCTGTTTGGTGGGAGCTGGAATCTCCACTT CGGCGGGCATCCCTGACTTCCGCTCCCCAAACACGGGCCTCTACGCCAACCTGGAGAAATACCGTCTTCCCTACCCGGAGGCCATCTTTGAGATTGGCTACTTCAAG AAACACCCAGAGCCCTTCTTTGCCCTCGCCAAGGAACTCTATCCTGGGCAGTTCAAG CCCACCATCTGCCACTACTTCATCCGCCTGCTGAAGGAGAAAGGGCTGCTCCTGCGCTGCTACACGCAG aACATAGACACCCTGGAGCGAGTGGCGGGGCTGGAGGCCGAGGACCTGGTGGAGGCCCACGGCACCTTCTACACGTCTCACTGCATCAGCCCCGTCTGCCGGCAGGAGTACACGCTAAGCTGGATGAAAG AGAAGATCTTCTCCGAGGTGACTCCAAAGTGTGAGAAATGTCGGAGTGTGGTGAAGCCTG ATATCGTGTTCTTTGGCGAGAACCTCCCAGCGCGTTTCTTCTCCTGCCTGCAGTCA GACTTCCTGAAGGTGGACCTCCTCATCATCATGGGCACCTCCCTGCAGGTGCAGCCCTTCGCATCCCTTATCAGCAA GGCGCCCCTCTCCACCCCGCGCCTGCTCATCAACAAGGAGAAGACTGGCCAG ATGGACCCTTTCCTCGGGATGATGATGGGCCTCGGAGGAGGCATGGACTTCGACTCCAAGAAGGCCTACAG GGACGTGGCCTGGCTGGGTGACTGCGACCAGGGCTGCCTGGCCCTTGCCGACCTCCTCGGATGGAAG AAGGAACTGGAGGACCTTGTCCGGAAGGAGCATGCCAGCATAGATGCCCAGTCGGGGTCAGGGGCTCCCAACCCCACCACTTcagcttcctccaggaagtctccaCCTCCTGCCAAGGAGGAGGCCAGGACCACGGAGGGAGAGAAACCCCAGTGA
- the RINL gene encoding ras and Rab interactor-like protein isoform X2 has product MMVRPEDKASAGPTDGERLIPSQANGAGETPLRVLGTPEPLLRLQRTWGVWQIPELDAQDAKALLELWPPGSFLVIGHDPRQVLVLRTGPSPGEINTYQILKLPGGVSLESSNLCMSDLPHLLAFLSASRDVLPRTLLLPPPTLGPGDQNTDPLQIGSIQLNTSGRVFFVVNKLYLETHRGWEMEQTPPETTPETAERHGPAPRTPAPHQVSWVEGPLSPEVHHPRPALASLVEEKKEDDYKDEEEGAEDALTRHIRALARARGSYVARQFRGFRVRLTSEAEGPHRPGDPATELLQDMRHLLADLQDHLAKDPDVRAVFESRAPGASQKDEDLGPAVEAALCRAVLAPLKPALWTRLRTLRAPALRQLRRRQIALRAEAGPPGAQGAGHERRGPVPALRSRIHARLARLHSACAPRRKVSLLLAVCSDVYEGLARDENQEPLGADAFLPALTEELIWSPDIGETQLDVEFLMELLDPDELRGEAGYYLTTWFGALYHIAHYQPDTGRAPQGLSSEARASLRQWHRRRTLHRQSPTEAQAKLPFEEPWAIEIVQEASDD; this is encoded by the exons ATGATGGTACGGCCAGAGGACAAGGCCTCAGCAGGCCCCACCGATGGGGAGAG ACTAATCCCATCACAGGCGAATGGAGCAGGTGAGACCCCCTTAAGAGTCCTTGGGACCCCAGAGCCACTCCTTCGCCTTCAGAGGACATGGGGGGTGTGGCAGATCCCAGAGCTGGATGCCCAGGATGCAAAAGCCCTTCTGGAGCTGTGGCCACCAGGG AGTTTCCTGGTCATAGGACATGATCCCAGACAGGTCCTTGTGTTGAGGACAGGACCTTCACCAGGGGAAATCAACACCTACCAGATCCTGAAACTTCCTGGAG GTGTGTCTCTGGAGTCCTCTAACCTCTGCATGTCAGACCTGCCCCATCTCCTGGCCTTCCTATCAGCCAGCAG GGATGTTTTGCCCAGAACACTGCTCTTGCCCCCTCCCACTCTAGGGCCTGGAGACCAAAACACAG ATCCTCTGCAGATTGGCAGCATCCAACTCAACACCTCAGGGAGGGTGTTCTTTGTGGTGAACAAGCTCTACCTGGAGACCcacagagggtgggagatggAGCAGACGCCCCCAGAGACAACTCCAGAGACTGCCGAGAGACATGGTCCAG cccccaggaccccagccccTCACCAGGTCTCCTGGGTGGAAGGCCCACTCAGCCCAGAAGTACACCATCCTAGGCCAGCTCTGGCCAGCCTggtggaagagaagaaggaggatgACTACAAAGATGAAGAAGAGGGAGCTGAGGATGCGCTCACGCGTCACATCCGGGCTCTAGCCAGGGCCCGGGGCAGCTACGTGGCCAGGCAGTTCCGGGGCTTTCGGGTGCGCCTCACCTCAGAGGCTGAAGGTCCCCACAGGCCTGGGGACCCGGCCACAGAGCTGCTTCAGGATATGCGGCACCTCCTTGCTGACCTCCAAGATCACTTAGCAAAGGACCCCGATGTCAGGGCTGTCTTTGAGAGCAGGGCTCCCGGGGCCTCCCAGAAGGACGAGGATCTAG GCCCCGCGGTGGAGGCGGCCCTGTGCCGGGCGGTGCTGGCGCCTCTGAAGCCGGCCCTGTGGACCCGACTCCGCACGCTCCGCGCCCCAGCTCTGCGGCAACTGCGGCGGCGACAGATAGCCCTGCGGGCGGAGGCGGGGCCTCCGGGAGCTCAGGGGGCGGGGCATGAGAGGCGGGGCCCCGTCCCCGCCCTGCGAAGCCGCATCCACGCGCGCCTGGCGCGCCTCCACTCAGCCTGCGCCCCACGCCGCAAGGTGTCGCTCCTGCTGGCGGTGTGCAGTGACGTCTACGAGGGCCTGGCTCGGGACGAAAACCAAG AGCCCCTGGGGGCCGACGCCTTCCTGCCAGCGCTAACAGAGGAACTAATCTGGAGTCCGGACATTGGGGAGACTCAGCTTGACGTGGAGTTTCTCATGGAGCTCTTGGATCCGGACGAGCTACGAGGAGAGG CCGGGTACTACCTGACCACGTGGTTTGGGGCCCTGTACCACATTGCCCACTACCAGCCCGACACGGGCCGCGCGCCCCAGGGGCTCAGCTCTGAGGCCCGGGCCTCCCTACGCCAGTGGCACCGCAGGCGGACGCTGCATAGACAGAGCCCCACCGAAGCCCAG GCCAAGCTGCCCTTTGAGGAACCATGGGCAATAGAGATTGTGCAAGAGGCCAGTGATGATTAG
- the RINL gene encoding ras and Rab interactor-like protein isoform X1: MGRGEGCWGCLQLLPLDSEAPSIQFPPATGPRTPSLTLCPWASPSCTFDPISVSNCLPLSPGLLVPACPRLIPSQANGAGETPLRVLGTPEPLLRLQRTWGVWQIPELDAQDAKALLELWPPGSFLVIGHDPRQVLVLRTGPSPGEINTYQILKLPGGVSLESSNLCMSDLPHLLAFLSASRDVLPRTLLLPPPTLGPGDQNTDPLQIGSIQLNTSGRVFFVVNKLYLETHRGWEMEQTPPETTPETAERHGPAPRTPAPHQVSWVEGPLSPEVHHPRPALASLVEEKKEDDYKDEEEGAEDALTRHIRALARARGSYVARQFRGFRVRLTSEAEGPHRPGDPATELLQDMRHLLADLQDHLAKDPDVRAVFESRAPGASQKDEDLGPAVEAALCRAVLAPLKPALWTRLRTLRAPALRQLRRRQIALRAEAGPPGAQGAGHERRGPVPALRSRIHARLARLHSACAPRRKVSLLLAVCSDVYEGLARDENQEPLGADAFLPALTEELIWSPDIGETQLDVEFLMELLDPDELRGEAGYYLTTWFGALYHIAHYQPDTGRAPQGLSSEARASLRQWHRRRTLHRQSPTEAQAKLPFEEPWAIEIVQEASDD; this comes from the exons ATGGGGAGAGGTGAGGGCTGCTGGGGCTGTCTCCAACTCCTGCCCCTGGATTCAGAAGCCCCTTCCATCCAGTTCCCACCCGCCACAGGACCCAGAACCCCATCTCTGACCCTTTGCCCCTGGGCTTCCCCTTCCTGTACCTTTGACCCCATCTCAGTGTCCAACTGCCTTCCTCTGTCCCCTGGTCTCCTGGTCCCTGCATGTCCCAGACTAATCCCATCACAGGCGAATGGAGCAGGTGAGACCCCCTTAAGAGTCCTTGGGACCCCAGAGCCACTCCTTCGCCTTCAGAGGACATGGGGGGTGTGGCAGATCCCAGAGCTGGATGCCCAGGATGCAAAAGCCCTTCTGGAGCTGTGGCCACCAGGG AGTTTCCTGGTCATAGGACATGATCCCAGACAGGTCCTTGTGTTGAGGACAGGACCTTCACCAGGGGAAATCAACACCTACCAGATCCTGAAACTTCCTGGAG GTGTGTCTCTGGAGTCCTCTAACCTCTGCATGTCAGACCTGCCCCATCTCCTGGCCTTCCTATCAGCCAGCAG GGATGTTTTGCCCAGAACACTGCTCTTGCCCCCTCCCACTCTAGGGCCTGGAGACCAAAACACAG ATCCTCTGCAGATTGGCAGCATCCAACTCAACACCTCAGGGAGGGTGTTCTTTGTGGTGAACAAGCTCTACCTGGAGACCcacagagggtgggagatggAGCAGACGCCCCCAGAGACAACTCCAGAGACTGCCGAGAGACATGGTCCAG cccccaggaccccagccccTCACCAGGTCTCCTGGGTGGAAGGCCCACTCAGCCCAGAAGTACACCATCCTAGGCCAGCTCTGGCCAGCCTggtggaagagaagaaggaggatgACTACAAAGATGAAGAAGAGGGAGCTGAGGATGCGCTCACGCGTCACATCCGGGCTCTAGCCAGGGCCCGGGGCAGCTACGTGGCCAGGCAGTTCCGGGGCTTTCGGGTGCGCCTCACCTCAGAGGCTGAAGGTCCCCACAGGCCTGGGGACCCGGCCACAGAGCTGCTTCAGGATATGCGGCACCTCCTTGCTGACCTCCAAGATCACTTAGCAAAGGACCCCGATGTCAGGGCTGTCTTTGAGAGCAGGGCTCCCGGGGCCTCCCAGAAGGACGAGGATCTAG GCCCCGCGGTGGAGGCGGCCCTGTGCCGGGCGGTGCTGGCGCCTCTGAAGCCGGCCCTGTGGACCCGACTCCGCACGCTCCGCGCCCCAGCTCTGCGGCAACTGCGGCGGCGACAGATAGCCCTGCGGGCGGAGGCGGGGCCTCCGGGAGCTCAGGGGGCGGGGCATGAGAGGCGGGGCCCCGTCCCCGCCCTGCGAAGCCGCATCCACGCGCGCCTGGCGCGCCTCCACTCAGCCTGCGCCCCACGCCGCAAGGTGTCGCTCCTGCTGGCGGTGTGCAGTGACGTCTACGAGGGCCTGGCTCGGGACGAAAACCAAG AGCCCCTGGGGGCCGACGCCTTCCTGCCAGCGCTAACAGAGGAACTAATCTGGAGTCCGGACATTGGGGAGACTCAGCTTGACGTGGAGTTTCTCATGGAGCTCTTGGATCCGGACGAGCTACGAGGAGAGG CCGGGTACTACCTGACCACGTGGTTTGGGGCCCTGTACCACATTGCCCACTACCAGCCCGACACGGGCCGCGCGCCCCAGGGGCTCAGCTCTGAGGCCCGGGCCTCCCTACGCCAGTGGCACCGCAGGCGGACGCTGCATAGACAGAGCCCCACCGAAGCCCAG GCCAAGCTGCCCTTTGAGGAACCATGGGCAATAGAGATTGTGCAAGAGGCCAGTGATGATTAG
- the RINL gene encoding ras and Rab interactor-like protein isoform X3, with protein sequence MSDLPHLLAFLSASRDVLPRTLLLPPPTLGPGDQNTDPLQIGSIQLNTSGRVFFVVNKLYLETHRGWEMEQTPPETTPETAERHGPAPRTPAPHQVSWVEGPLSPEVHHPRPALASLVEEKKEDDYKDEEEGAEDALTRHIRALARARGSYVARQFRGFRVRLTSEAEGPHRPGDPATELLQDMRHLLADLQDHLAKDPDVRAVFESRAPGASQKDEDLGPAVEAALCRAVLAPLKPALWTRLRTLRAPALRQLRRRQIALRAEAGPPGAQGAGHERRGPVPALRSRIHARLARLHSACAPRRKVSLLLAVCSDVYEGLARDENQEPLGADAFLPALTEELIWSPDIGETQLDVEFLMELLDPDELRGEAGYYLTTWFGALYHIAHYQPDTGRAPQGLSSEARASLRQWHRRRTLHRQSPTEAQAKLPFEEPWAIEIVQEASDD encoded by the exons ATGTCAGACCTGCCCCATCTCCTGGCCTTCCTATCAGCCAGCAG GGATGTTTTGCCCAGAACACTGCTCTTGCCCCCTCCCACTCTAGGGCCTGGAGACCAAAACACAG ATCCTCTGCAGATTGGCAGCATCCAACTCAACACCTCAGGGAGGGTGTTCTTTGTGGTGAACAAGCTCTACCTGGAGACCcacagagggtgggagatggAGCAGACGCCCCCAGAGACAACTCCAGAGACTGCCGAGAGACATGGTCCAG cccccaggaccccagccccTCACCAGGTCTCCTGGGTGGAAGGCCCACTCAGCCCAGAAGTACACCATCCTAGGCCAGCTCTGGCCAGCCTggtggaagagaagaaggaggatgACTACAAAGATGAAGAAGAGGGAGCTGAGGATGCGCTCACGCGTCACATCCGGGCTCTAGCCAGGGCCCGGGGCAGCTACGTGGCCAGGCAGTTCCGGGGCTTTCGGGTGCGCCTCACCTCAGAGGCTGAAGGTCCCCACAGGCCTGGGGACCCGGCCACAGAGCTGCTTCAGGATATGCGGCACCTCCTTGCTGACCTCCAAGATCACTTAGCAAAGGACCCCGATGTCAGGGCTGTCTTTGAGAGCAGGGCTCCCGGGGCCTCCCAGAAGGACGAGGATCTAG GCCCCGCGGTGGAGGCGGCCCTGTGCCGGGCGGTGCTGGCGCCTCTGAAGCCGGCCCTGTGGACCCGACTCCGCACGCTCCGCGCCCCAGCTCTGCGGCAACTGCGGCGGCGACAGATAGCCCTGCGGGCGGAGGCGGGGCCTCCGGGAGCTCAGGGGGCGGGGCATGAGAGGCGGGGCCCCGTCCCCGCCCTGCGAAGCCGCATCCACGCGCGCCTGGCGCGCCTCCACTCAGCCTGCGCCCCACGCCGCAAGGTGTCGCTCCTGCTGGCGGTGTGCAGTGACGTCTACGAGGGCCTGGCTCGGGACGAAAACCAAG AGCCCCTGGGGGCCGACGCCTTCCTGCCAGCGCTAACAGAGGAACTAATCTGGAGTCCGGACATTGGGGAGACTCAGCTTGACGTGGAGTTTCTCATGGAGCTCTTGGATCCGGACGAGCTACGAGGAGAGG CCGGGTACTACCTGACCACGTGGTTTGGGGCCCTGTACCACATTGCCCACTACCAGCCCGACACGGGCCGCGCGCCCCAGGGGCTCAGCTCTGAGGCCCGGGCCTCCCTACGCCAGTGGCACCGCAGGCGGACGCTGCATAGACAGAGCCCCACCGAAGCCCAG GCCAAGCTGCCCTTTGAGGAACCATGGGCAATAGAGATTGTGCAAGAGGCCAGTGATGATTAG